The proteins below come from a single Natranaerofaba carboxydovora genomic window:
- a CDS encoding FAD-dependent oxidoreductase → MTKSHIEVFEGFPGKPPCEYGCPISQEVREYLRFIATGNFDEALETIMRTNPVSSVCGTICAHHCEDECRRQNVDEPLSIRGLKRAAIAYGDGEYPQPKENKGKKAAVIGSGPAGLLAAFDLTMEGYSVTIFERQERLGGAPRNYIPLYRLPDETIDRDIENLKKIGVEFKTGVEFGTDIKVEDLKNDGYEAIVLALGLANSRGLPLPGADNENVIMALDFLKATKRENYRVEGKEVIVIGGGNVAMDVARTAVRSGAKKVKLACLESYDEMPAFSWEIEEAEEEGVELNCSWGPDRIVVEGDKVTGLEAKECACVFDDSGNFNPQFCEDNKKTITGDMVIFSIGQGPDLEAVKEAGLPVDERGRLVVDHSTLKTPVEGVFACGEIATGPTTAVRAMSNARVAAQAVKSYLEGETFVSEMVEEEEPLPQLEDDVKENIVEIKRNEIPMLSPEERCDNFKPIEKGYSLETAVWEGRRCLGCAAGAERIVENCVKCLTCMRTCPYDVPKIDEEGNMIIRDYQCQACGLCLTVCPNIAIEFRSTYIEEAEEQIEPTVQKINASKSGDEPSILVYSCAYGAYALPEFKDKFMNGKPANIGVVRFPCISKIDSTHILEGFQSGVDGIIIAGCEEDTESNEEKVCPFIQTTYWAEKRVGYIKSILNEVGIEEERVECLTLTADQVSNFNESIKETVNRMKDLGKALS, encoded by the coding sequence ATGACAAAATCCCATATTGAAGTATTTGAAGGATTTCCTGGGAAACCACCTTGTGAATATGGATGTCCCATAAGCCAGGAGGTTAGGGAGTACCTTCGTTTTATTGCAACAGGTAACTTTGACGAGGCATTAGAGACTATTATGAGGACTAATCCAGTTTCGTCTGTATGTGGAACTATTTGTGCTCATCATTGTGAAGATGAGTGCCGCCGTCAAAACGTTGATGAGCCGTTGTCTATTAGAGGTCTTAAAAGGGCAGCAATAGCATACGGGGACGGAGAGTACCCACAGCCAAAAGAAAACAAAGGCAAGAAAGCTGCCGTCATAGGTTCGGGCCCGGCAGGACTTTTAGCTGCTTTTGATTTGACCATGGAAGGATATTCTGTAACAATTTTCGAGAGACAAGAAAGACTTGGTGGCGCACCGCGTAACTACATTCCATTGTATCGCTTGCCTGATGAAACAATCGACAGAGATATAGAAAACCTTAAAAAAATTGGGGTAGAGTTCAAAACAGGGGTAGAATTCGGCACAGACATAAAGGTAGAAGATTTGAAAAATGATGGTTATGAAGCTATTGTCTTGGCTTTGGGCCTTGCAAATAGCCGGGGGCTTCCACTTCCTGGTGCAGACAACGAAAATGTTATAATGGCGCTTGACTTCTTAAAAGCCACTAAAAGAGAGAACTATCGAGTGGAAGGCAAAGAAGTTATAGTTATAGGTGGTGGAAACGTTGCAATGGATGTTGCACGTACTGCTGTAAGAAGTGGCGCTAAGAAAGTAAAGCTGGCTTGTCTAGAGAGCTATGACGAGATGCCCGCCTTCTCCTGGGAGATTGAAGAAGCTGAGGAAGAAGGAGTAGAACTTAATTGTTCCTGGGGACCAGACAGAATTGTAGTTGAAGGGGATAAAGTAACCGGCCTAGAAGCAAAAGAATGTGCCTGTGTCTTTGATGACAGTGGTAACTTTAACCCTCAATTCTGTGAAGATAATAAAAAAACAATTACCGGTGATATGGTAATCTTCTCTATTGGACAAGGTCCTGACTTGGAGGCGGTAAAAGAAGCAGGACTGCCTGTTGACGAAAGAGGGAGGCTAGTAGTAGACCATAGTACTTTAAAGACACCAGTAGAAGGTGTATTTGCCTGTGGTGAGATTGCTACTGGTCCAACTACTGCTGTTCGTGCAATGTCAAACGCGAGAGTTGCAGCTCAAGCGGTGAAAAGTTATCTAGAAGGTGAAACTTTTGTAAGCGAGATGGTAGAAGAAGAAGAGCCTCTTCCACAGCTTGAAGATGATGTTAAAGAAAATATTGTGGAAATTAAGCGTAATGAAATTCCAATGCTGTCTCCTGAAGAACGCTGTGACAACTTCAAACCTATAGAAAAAGGATATTCTCTAGAAACCGCAGTATGGGAAGGACGTCGCTGCCTTGGATGCGCTGCAGGGGCAGAGAGAATTGTTGAGAATTGTGTAAAATGTCTTACTTGCATGAGAACTTGTCCTTATGATGTGCCTAAGATTGATGAAGAAGGTAATATGATTATTAGAGACTATCAGTGCCAGGCTTGTGGACTATGTCTCACAGTATGTCCTAATATTGCTATAGAATTTAGAAGCACTTATATTGAAGAAGCAGAGGAACAAATTGAGCCTACTGTCCAAAAGATAAATGCTTCAAAGTCAGGAGATGAACCTTCAATATTAGTTTACTCTTGTGCTTATGGCGCATATGCACTTCCTGAGTTTAAAGACAAATTTATGAACGGAAAACCAGCTAATATTGGTGTAGTAAGATTTCCTTGTATCTCTAAGATAGATTCGACTCATATTTTAGAAGGCTTCCAAAGCGGAGTAGACGGAATTATTATAGCTGGTTGTGAGGAAGATACTGAGTCCAATGAAGAGAAAGTTTGTCCATTTATACAGACAACCTACTGGGCAGAAAAGAGAGTTGGATATATTAAGTCAATATTAAACGAAGTTGGTATAGAAGAAGAAAGAGTAGAATGCTTGACCCTTACAGCTGATCAGGTTTCTAATTTCAATGAATCTATTAAAGAGACAGTCAATAGAATGAAAGATTTAGGTAAAGCTTTAAGCTAA